The following proteins are encoded in a genomic region of Paenibacillus sp. FSL R7-0273:
- a CDS encoding ABC transporter substrate-binding protein: MNLLRHYSKLSSRRLRGAGLLMLLICLLAAVSGCSGNNQGTGEAKTAASGSSGQLRELSVMLDWYPNAVHSFLYAAQEKGYFKEEGLEVELQMPADSNDALKLAAAGKIDLALTYQPQVLMARSEQIPVVSLAALVRHPLNHLLVPADSGITAPGDLAGKTAGYSSIPLYEAMLRTMVEHDGGDPQSLNMVDVGFDLIPAITTGRVDAIIGGFINHEQLILAKEQHPVTSIDPTAFGVPDYYELVLVAGEENLKESRADYSRFMNAVRKGQQFVQEHPEEGLQILLDHEDSTAPLDPQIERQSLDILLPLMDAGDQPFGYQSPESWSRVADWLSGNGLISGETNSDEAFENL, translated from the coding sequence ATGAACCTATTACGCCATTATTCCAAATTATCGTCAAGACGCCTGCGCGGCGCCGGTCTGCTCATGCTGCTGATCTGCCTGCTTGCAGCTGTGAGCGGCTGCAGCGGAAATAACCAGGGCACCGGCGAAGCAAAAACGGCAGCTTCCGGCAGCAGCGGACAGCTGCGCGAGCTGTCCGTCATGCTCGACTGGTACCCGAACGCTGTACACTCCTTCCTGTATGCTGCGCAGGAGAAGGGATATTTCAAGGAGGAGGGTCTGGAGGTTGAGCTGCAGATGCCTGCGGACAGCAATGACGCACTGAAGCTCGCAGCCGCAGGCAAGATTGATCTGGCTCTTACCTACCAGCCCCAGGTGCTCATGGCCCGCTCGGAGCAGATTCCGGTCGTTTCGCTAGCCGCTCTCGTCCGGCATCCGCTTAATCACCTGCTCGTCCCTGCTGACAGCGGAATTACAGCACCCGGAGATTTAGCCGGCAAAACCGCGGGTTATTCCTCCATTCCGCTCTATGAAGCCATGCTGCGGACGATGGTGGAGCATGACGGGGGCGATCCGCAGTCACTGAATATGGTCGATGTCGGCTTTGATCTGATTCCGGCGATTACAACCGGCCGGGTCGATGCGATAATCGGCGGCTTCATTAATCATGAGCAGCTGATTCTGGCCAAGGAGCAGCACCCTGTCACCTCAATCGATCCCACCGCGTTTGGTGTGCCTGACTATTACGAGCTGGTGCTGGTTGCCGGGGAAGAGAACCTGAAGGAATCCCGGGCTGATTACAGCAGGTTCATGAACGCCGTCCGCAAAGGGCAGCAGTTCGTGCAGGAGCATCCGGAGGAGGGCCTGCAGATTCTGCTGGACCATGAGGACAGCACCGCCCCGCTTGATCCGCAGATTGAGCGCCAGAGCCTCGATATTCTGCTGCCCCTGATGGATGCCGGAGACCAGCCCTTCGGCTACCAGTCCCCGGAATCGTGGAGCAGGGTCGCGGATTGGCTGTCCGGGAACGGGCTGATATCAGGTGAAACGAATAGTGATGAGGCTTTTGAGAATCTGTAA
- a CDS encoding ABC transporter permease — protein MRAVHIKRRLTTYAPAVLLVLLLLLCWEAGVRYGQVPAFILPAPSSVWNALIEQRELLFGRHLPATLQEIVLGFGLSLICGTLLGTGMHLLPLLAKAVYPLLIVSQTIPLLALSPIFIMWFGYTLGGKIAVVFLTAFFPVVVGTYDGLYKSGGQYKELLLTLGASRLQLLAKVQIPLALPAYFSGLKLSIVYCVIGATIGEWLGGSQGLGYYSRRMAGNLHSPELFAAVGLLSALGVLLFLCISIVEIIILKKRGLRR, from the coding sequence ATGAGAGCTGTGCATATTAAGCGGCGTCTCACCACCTATGCCCCTGCTGTCCTGCTGGTGCTGCTCCTATTGCTCTGCTGGGAAGCAGGCGTTCGTTACGGGCAGGTACCGGCATTTATTCTCCCGGCACCTTCATCGGTCTGGAACGCCTTAATCGAGCAGCGTGAGCTGCTGTTCGGCCGCCATCTTCCGGCAACCCTGCAGGAGATTGTGCTGGGCTTCGGCTTATCTTTGATCTGCGGCACGCTGCTCGGCACCGGGATGCATCTGCTGCCGCTTTTGGCCAAAGCTGTCTATCCCCTGCTGATTGTCAGCCAGACCATTCCGCTGCTTGCCCTATCACCCATTTTTATTATGTGGTTCGGCTATACGCTCGGCGGCAAGATCGCTGTTGTGTTTCTCACAGCCTTTTTCCCGGTCGTTGTAGGTACATATGACGGTCTTTATAAAAGCGGCGGGCAATACAAGGAACTGCTGCTGACTCTCGGGGCAAGCCGCCTGCAGCTGCTGGCGAAAGTCCAGATTCCGCTGGCGCTGCCCGCCTATTTCTCCGGACTGAAGCTGTCCATCGTCTACTGCGTTATTGGTGCAACTATCGGGGAGTGGCTTGGCGGCAGCCAGGGGCTCGGCTACTATAGCCGCCGCATGGCCGGCAATCTGCACAGCCCGGAGCTGTTCGCCGCTGTCGGCCTGCTCTCTGCACTTGGTGTTCTGCTGTTTCTCTGTATCAGCATTGTTGAAATCATTATTCTGAAGAAAAGAGGCTTGCGAAGATGA
- a CDS encoding ABC transporter ATP-binding protein produces MLSVSNLSYAYTADRPPVFTELSMKIRRGEFISIAGASGCGKSTLFKILAGLLEPTGGEISLDGGPTHTASSRLGRVGYMPQQDLLLPWRTVLDNCLLPWELKPGVTKKEAVQQIRGLLHSLGLDGTEAAYPHELSGGMRQRAALARTLSTGCELLLLDEPFGALDAMTKRGLQQWLLDLWTGLERTVLFITHDLEEALLLSDRIYLMHSGGGLQEMTVALPRPRNGQLLYQPQFIALREELERRLHESCAY; encoded by the coding sequence ATGCTATCGGTTTCTAATCTATCTTATGCCTATACGGCGGACCGGCCGCCTGTATTCACAGAGCTATCGATGAAGATCCGGCGGGGTGAGTTTATCTCTATCGCAGGGGCAAGCGGCTGCGGGAAAAGCACCCTGTTCAAAATCCTCGCAGGGCTGCTCGAACCAACAGGCGGAGAAATCAGCCTGGACGGCGGTCCGACACATACAGCTTCTTCAAGGCTCGGCAGAGTCGGCTATATGCCGCAGCAGGATCTACTGCTGCCCTGGAGAACGGTGCTGGATAACTGCCTGCTGCCCTGGGAGCTTAAGCCCGGCGTTACAAAAAAAGAGGCTGTACAGCAGATTCGCGGTCTGCTGCACAGCCTCGGCCTGGACGGTACAGAGGCGGCTTATCCCCATGAGCTGTCCGGCGGCATGCGCCAGCGGGCTGCCCTGGCCCGCACTCTCTCTACAGGATGTGAATTGCTGCTGCTGGATGAGCCCTTTGGAGCGCTTGATGCGATGACGAAGCGCGGGCTGCAGCAATGGCTGCTGGACCTCTGGACCGGGCTTGAACGAACGGTGCTGTTCATCACCCATGATCTGGAGGAAGCTCTCCTGCTCAGCGACCGGATCTATCTGATGCACAGCGGAGGCGGGCTGCAGGAAATGACGGTCGCGCTGCCGCGGCCAAGAAACGGACAGCTCCTCTATCAGCCGCAGTTCATTGCCCTGCGGGAGGAGCTGGAGCGGAGGCTGCATGAGAGCTGTGCATATTAA
- a CDS encoding amino acid ABC transporter substrate-binding protein, whose translation MKKWALAPLLLLGIVLTACGSNNNNAAEGTIGGADVAASPAARNSLETVKASGRLRVGTEGTYSPFTYHDADGTLTGFDVDIAREIAKRIGVEAEFVETQWDGIFAGMDAGRFDAIFNEVSITDERKVKYDFSEPYVVSKAVLIVGEGNGDIKSFADLKGKKAGQSLTSNLSDIARENGAEIVAIEGFNQAIDLLVSGRIDATVNDGLSFLDLKKQKPDVQIKQVDEMAEGSRSAAVFLKGNEELVQAVDGALAAMKEDGTYLAISEKYFGADVSK comes from the coding sequence ATGAAAAAATGGGCGCTGGCGCCTCTGCTGCTGCTGGGCATTGTACTTACGGCATGCGGCAGCAATAATAATAATGCAGCTGAAGGAACAATAGGCGGCGCGGATGTAGCAGCTTCTCCTGCGGCCCGGAACAGCCTGGAAACGGTAAAGGCCTCCGGCAGGCTGAGAGTAGGCACCGAAGGCACGTACTCGCCGTTTACCTACCATGATGCGGACGGAACGCTAACCGGCTTTGACGTGGATATTGCCAGGGAGATAGCCAAACGGATCGGTGTGGAAGCGGAGTTTGTCGAGACCCAGTGGGACGGTATTTTTGCCGGAATGGATGCAGGGCGCTTTGATGCTATTTTTAATGAGGTGTCCATTACGGATGAGCGTAAGGTGAAATATGATTTCTCTGAACCTTATGTCGTATCCAAAGCGGTGCTGATTGTAGGGGAGGGGAACGGGGATATCAAAAGCTTTGCTGATCTCAAGGGCAAAAAAGCCGGGCAGTCGCTGACCAGCAACCTGTCTGACATCGCACGCGAGAACGGCGCGGAAATTGTGGCGATTGAAGGCTTCAATCAGGCGATAGACCTCCTGGTCTCCGGACGGATTGATGCTACGGTTAACGACGGCTTGTCCTTTCTGGATCTGAAGAAGCAGAAGCCGGACGTACAGATCAAGCAGGTAGATGAAATGGCTGAAGGCTCGCGGAGCGCTGCCGTTTTCCTGAAGGGCAATGAGGAGCTAGTGCAGGCGGTCGACGGGGCACTTGCAGCAATGAAGGAGGACGGGACCTATCTAGCCATTTCCGAGAAATATTTCGGGGCGGATGTCTCAAAATAA
- a CDS encoding amino acid ABC transporter permease produces MDDRKLQIFLDSLLPLLKAGVAYTIPLALLSFILGLLLAVATALVRISSWRIPGLIARFYVWIIRGTPLLVQLFIIFYGLPAAGVVLDPFTAAVIGFTLSVGAYSSEIIRAAVLSVPKGQWEAAYSVGMTRGQALRRIILPQAVRVSVPPLSNSFISLVKDTSLAAGITYVEMFRTAQQITATTYEPLLLYCEAALYYLLFCSVLSVVQSRLEKRFDRYSAG; encoded by the coding sequence ATGGATGACCGCAAGCTGCAAATATTTCTGGATTCGCTGCTGCCTCTGCTCAAGGCAGGAGTGGCTTATACGATTCCGCTGGCGCTGCTCTCCTTTATACTGGGACTGCTGCTTGCAGTGGCGACTGCGCTGGTGCGGATCTCTTCATGGCGGATTCCCGGGCTGATTGCCAGGTTTTATGTGTGGATCATCCGGGGGACTCCGCTGCTGGTACAGCTGTTTATTATTTTCTACGGATTGCCTGCCGCAGGTGTTGTGCTGGACCCGTTTACCGCTGCGGTTATCGGGTTCACGCTGAGTGTCGGTGCGTATTCGTCAGAAATTATCCGGGCCGCCGTATTATCGGTTCCCAAAGGGCAGTGGGAGGCGGCCTATTCCGTCGGGATGACCCGGGGGCAGGCGCTGCGCCGGATTATTCTGCCCCAGGCGGTGCGGGTGTCGGTTCCGCCGCTGTCGAATTCTTTTATCAGCCTCGTAAAAGACACCTCGCTCGCCGCAGGCATTACCTATGTGGAAATGTTCAGGACAGCCCAGCAGATTACCGCAACTACCTATGAGCCTTTGCTGCTCTATTGTGAAGCTGCGCTTTATTATCTGCTGTTCTGTTCCGTACTGTCAGTGGTGCAAAGCAGGCTGGAGAAACGGTTTGACCGTTACTCGGCCGGATAA
- a CDS encoding amino acid ABC transporter ATP-binding protein, with amino-acid sequence MIEVRGLHKSFGQLQVLKGVDLRLEHGKVLVIIGPSGSGKTTLLRCFNLLEIPDQGSLSIAGLELSFTDNVKLARNDVLSLRQKTGMVFQSYNLFPHMTALGNVAEGQITVQKRSRKEAEKRGQELLAKVGLSDKAGAYPHQLSGGQQQRVAIARAMAAEPEVLLFDEPTSALDPELVGEVLKVIRQLAAEGRTMIIVTHEMRFAADVADTIILMDQGVILEQGTPQQVLQQSGNHRVRQFLNRIKGESE; translated from the coding sequence ATGATTGAGGTTCGCGGTCTGCATAAATCCTTTGGGCAGCTGCAGGTGCTGAAGGGAGTCGATCTGCGGCTTGAGCATGGCAAAGTCCTGGTCATCATTGGGCCCTCAGGCTCCGGCAAAACAACGCTGCTGCGCTGCTTCAATCTGCTTGAGATCCCGGATCAGGGAAGCTTGTCTATTGCCGGTCTTGAGCTCAGCTTCACAGACAATGTCAAGCTTGCCAGGAATGACGTGCTAAGCCTGCGGCAGAAGACAGGGATGGTATTCCAGTCCTATAACCTGTTTCCGCATATGACCGCGCTTGGCAATGTGGCAGAGGGCCAGATTACGGTGCAAAAGCGTTCACGGAAGGAAGCTGAAAAGCGCGGGCAGGAGCTTCTGGCTAAAGTTGGATTGTCTGACAAAGCAGGCGCATATCCGCACCAGCTGTCCGGCGGACAGCAGCAGCGCGTCGCTATTGCCCGGGCAATGGCGGCCGAGCCGGAGGTGCTGCTGTTTGACGAGCCGACCTCGGCGCTGGACCCCGAGCTGGTCGGTGAGGTGCTGAAGGTTATCCGGCAGCTGGCTGCGGAAGGCAGGACAATGATCATAGTGACCCATGAGATGCGGTTTGCCGCTGATGTTGCAGATACCATTATCCTGATGGATCAAGGTGTGATTCTGGAGCAGGGGACACCGCAGCAGGTGCTGCAGCAGTCTGGGAATCATCGTGTCCGGCAGTTTTTGAACAGAATAAAAGGGGAATCGGAGTGA
- a CDS encoding S-layer homology domain-containing protein: MNLKKRAFAVMTTVSILSFSLGSPMFAAGGTFKDIDNVTGKDKINSLKAQGLIKGISDIQFLPGSTVTTAQGIQFISGGLQLSLAAISFNKAPVASSIFSKVKDTAWYAEAFINAHYNGVEIPADIDPSKPITKELFTSLLVQGIEKAGSLPLINLVPADITDEASMDPSYQGSIQRSLKYKINTLDANGKFNPKSEITRAEAAVMLYNALEYLKSLDNTPGS; the protein is encoded by the coding sequence ATGAACCTGAAAAAACGTGCTTTCGCAGTGATGACAACGGTATCAATCCTCTCTTTTTCGCTGGGGAGTCCCATGTTTGCGGCCGGCGGCACCTTCAAGGATATCGATAATGTGACCGGTAAAGACAAGATTAACTCGCTGAAGGCGCAGGGCCTTATTAAAGGGATTTCCGACATCCAGTTCCTGCCCGGCTCCACAGTGACTACAGCACAGGGCATCCAGTTTATCTCGGGCGGACTCCAGCTGAGCCTCGCAGCCATTAGCTTCAACAAAGCGCCTGTTGCGAGCAGCATTTTCAGCAAGGTAAAGGATACCGCGTGGTATGCGGAGGCTTTTATTAATGCCCACTATAACGGTGTGGAAATTCCTGCGGATATTGACCCGTCTAAGCCAATCACCAAGGAGCTGTTCACCAGTCTGCTGGTTCAGGGTATAGAGAAGGCTGGCAGCCTGCCGCTTATCAACCTGGTGCCTGCGGATATCACAGATGAGGCTTCGATGGACCCCTCTTATCAGGGAAGCATCCAGCGTTCTTTGAAGTACAAGATTAATACGCTGGACGCAAACGGCAAATTTAATCCGAAAAGTGAAATTACCCGTGCTGAGGCGGCAGTCATGCTCTACAACGCGCTCGAATACCTCAAATCCCTTGATAACACCCCTGGCAGCTAA
- a CDS encoding Fur family transcriptional regulator: MNPIANISQQFAAHNYKLTPQREAIVKVLLDNEEEHLSVEEVYMRVKNSYPHLGLATVYRTLELLCELHIVEKMNFGDGVARYDLRDDSHAHMHHHLICSVCGRLEEIKDDWLLELEQRLEREYGFSVTDHRLDFKGTYNNCRRTGCKGDKDRQAVS, encoded by the coding sequence ATGAATCCGATTGCGAATATCAGCCAGCAGTTTGCCGCGCATAATTATAAATTAACCCCTCAGCGTGAAGCGATCGTGAAGGTGCTGCTTGATAATGAAGAGGAGCATCTGAGCGTAGAAGAAGTGTATATGAGAGTGAAGAACAGCTATCCCCATCTCGGGCTGGCTACAGTATACCGGACCCTAGAGCTGTTATGTGAGCTGCATATCGTTGAAAAAATGAATTTTGGCGACGGTGTTGCCCGTTATGATCTTAGAGATGACAGCCATGCCCACATGCACCATCATCTGATCTGCAGCGTATGCGGCAGGCTGGAGGAGATCAAGGACGACTGGCTGCTTGAGCTGGAGCAGCGGCTGGAGCGGGAATACGGCTTCAGCGTTACAGATCACCGGCTTGATTTTAAGGGAACCTACAACAACTGCAGACGGACCGGCTGTAAAGGGGACAAGGACCGGCAGGCGGTGTCCTGA
- a CDS encoding TIGR00266 family protein: protein MKYDVLYDGAFAMLKVELNPGESVKAEMGAMVAMSPGIELRGTVDGGLMRGLGRMLSGEKFFFQELTATRGQCEVLLAPGAIGDIQAIELDGSYKLYVQKDGFLAGTSGIQVNTKMQNLARGIFSGEGFFIVEISGRGTVFLSSFGAIHAINLGPGEEMIIDNGHLVAWPSYMDYKIEKAASGWLNSLTSGEAIVCRFRGEGVILVQSRNPGSFGTWIKSFIPTRS from the coding sequence ATGAAGTACGATGTGCTGTATGACGGGGCGTTTGCCATGCTCAAGGTAGAGCTGAATCCTGGTGAGAGCGTGAAGGCGGAAATGGGCGCAATGGTGGCTATGTCACCGGGCATCGAGCTGAGGGGCACCGTTGACGGCGGTCTGATGCGAGGCCTGGGCCGGATGCTGAGCGGTGAAAAATTCTTTTTTCAGGAGCTGACTGCAACGCGGGGACAATGTGAGGTGCTGCTCGCTCCGGGAGCAATCGGTGACATTCAGGCGATCGAGCTCGACGGCTCCTATAAGCTGTATGTGCAAAAAGACGGCTTCCTGGCCGGCACCAGCGGCATTCAGGTCAATACGAAGATGCAGAACCTTGCGCGCGGTATTTTCTCCGGCGAGGGCTTTTTCATTGTGGAGATCAGCGGCAGAGGCACAGTCTTCCTCTCGTCGTTCGGAGCGATTCATGCCATTAATCTCGGCCCCGGTGAAGAAATGATTATTGATAACGGGCATCTGGTAGCCTGGCCAAGCTATATGGACTATAAAATTGAAAAGGCCGCCTCCGGCTGGCTGAACAGCCTGACCAGCGGCGAAGCCATCGTCTGCCGGTTCCGCGGGGAGGGCGTCATCCTTGTACAGTCCCGCAATCCCGGAAGCTTCGGCACGTGGATCAAGTCGTTTATCCCGACCCGGTCTTAA
- a CDS encoding AraC family transcriptional regulator — protein sequence MTYTAPCHVFTAGFSFHRKPFHMSRADGVQNYLLRLQTEGRSRTRIDGVLSPVEAGDLMLFAPHDPYYLSIDKETYAAGKPRVESGDYHIFCGGPWIEAWWSRKQRPAVLSLPLTEHFLGLFRQLVLEQRRLSENSPEITACYLQILCMEIDRLMTEQRAISPKGYLAYRMKQYVEEHAAIPFRLEDVADYADISVSRAVHLFKEAFGTTIVKYVNEVRLEMARERITFSPMPLEHVSETCGFANYTYFHRLFRGRFGMSPKQYRIYSREQM from the coding sequence ATGACTTACACCGCACCTTGCCACGTTTTTACAGCGGGATTTTCCTTTCACCGTAAGCCGTTTCACATGTCCCGGGCGGACGGAGTGCAGAATTATCTGCTCCGCCTGCAGACCGAAGGACGCAGCCGGACCCGGATTGACGGTGTCCTCTCTCCTGTAGAAGCAGGCGATTTAATGCTGTTTGCCCCCCACGATCCCTACTACCTAAGCATCGATAAGGAAACCTACGCAGCCGGTAAACCGCGGGTGGAAAGCGGGGATTACCATATTTTTTGCGGCGGGCCGTGGATTGAGGCATGGTGGAGCCGGAAACAGCGCCCTGCCGTGCTGAGCCTGCCGCTGACCGAGCATTTCCTCGGCCTGTTCCGCCAGCTTGTCCTGGAGCAGCGGCGCCTCTCAGAGAATTCGCCGGAGATCACAGCGTGTTACCTGCAGATTCTATGTATGGAAATTGACAGGCTGATGACAGAGCAGCGGGCAATCTCGCCCAAGGGCTACCTTGCTTACCGGATGAAGCAGTATGTGGAGGAGCATGCCGCGATCCCCTTCCGGCTCGAGGATGTGGCAGATTATGCGGATATTTCAGTCTCCCGCGCTGTGCATCTGTTCAAGGAAGCGTTTGGCACCACCATAGTTAAGTATGTGAATGAGGTACGGCTTGAAATGGCCCGTGAGCGCATTACCTTCAGCCCGATGCCGCTGGAGCATGTATCAGAAACCTGCGGTTTCGCCAACTATACTTATTTTCACCGGCTGTTCCGCGGAAGATTCGGAATGTCACCTAAGCAGTACCGGATCTACAGCAGGGAGCAGATGTAG
- a CDS encoding sugar phosphate isomerase/epimerase family protein: protein MLKVGLQLYTLREELEQDFEGTLRKVAALGYTGVEFFHYFGRTAEQVKSLLDKTGLAVLGAHRPYDAMLNDTEEEIRFNLAIGNRNLIIPFLTEEQRNWPEVAANLRVIGEKCREQGAVLSYHNHDFEFTESYGERTAFDGIFEEVPADVLQVEMDTAWVHFAGYDPIAYIRKYAGRLPIIHLKDVKKLEDGSPETVVLGEGEVNLPGILEAAAEAGVEWAVVEQDFCSRSPLASVEDSLNWVKAYANQGGKVHV from the coding sequence ATGTTAAAGGTGGGTCTGCAGCTTTATACGCTTAGAGAAGAACTGGAACAGGATTTCGAAGGAACGCTGCGAAAGGTTGCAGCTCTGGGATACACAGGCGTGGAGTTTTTCCATTACTTTGGCCGGACCGCCGAGCAGGTAAAAAGCCTGCTGGATAAGACCGGACTTGCCGTGCTGGGGGCACACCGTCCGTACGATGCTATGCTGAATGATACAGAGGAAGAAATCCGCTTCAATCTGGCAATCGGCAACCGCAATCTGATAATCCCTTTTCTGACCGAAGAGCAGCGTAACTGGCCAGAGGTAGCTGCTAACCTCCGTGTAATCGGTGAGAAATGCCGGGAGCAGGGTGCAGTGCTGTCTTACCATAATCATGACTTTGAATTTACAGAATCATACGGAGAGCGGACTGCCTTTGACGGGATATTCGAAGAGGTGCCGGCGGACGTACTGCAGGTCGAAATGGATACCGCTTGGGTTCATTTCGCCGGATATGATCCAATAGCTTACATCCGGAAATATGCAGGCCGCCTGCCGATCATCCATCTGAAGGATGTAAAGAAGCTTGAAGACGGCTCGCCTGAAACGGTTGTACTGGGTGAAGGGGAAGTGAATCTTCCGGGTATTCTGGAAGCTGCTGCTGAAGCAGGCGTTGAATGGGCTGTTGTCGAGCAGGATTTCTGCAGCCGCTCACCGCTGGCAAGTGTTGAGGACAGCTTAAACTGGGTAAAAGCTTACGCTAATCAAGGGGGAAAAGTTCATGTCTAA
- a CDS encoding Gfo/Idh/MocA family protein, translating to MSNNKHKIAIIGCGGIANGKHMPSLSRQADAEMVAFCDIVEERAQEAADKYGAEGAAVYTDFRELLAAGGFDIVHVCTPNDSHSEITVAALEAGNHVMCEKPMAKTTAQAREMLDAARRTGKKLSIAYQNRFRSDSEYLKGMCESGELGDIYYGKAIALRRRAVPTWGVFLDEEKQGGGPLIDIGTHALDLTLWLMDNYKPRMVVGSTFHKLGQRKNAANAFGPWDPEQFKVEDSAFGFITMENGATISLESSWALNVSEFGEAKTLLAGTEGGADMKDGLRINGERAGRLFETKVDLSSGGVAFYSGSAETEADREARLWLEAVREDKDPVVKPEQALVVTQILEAVYESARTGRAVYFDGSSDN from the coding sequence ATGTCTAACAACAAACACAAAATCGCTATTATCGGCTGCGGAGGGATCGCAAACGGCAAGCATATGCCAAGCCTGTCCCGCCAGGCGGATGCCGAAATGGTAGCCTTCTGCGATATCGTTGAAGAACGCGCACAGGAAGCCGCTGATAAATATGGTGCTGAAGGCGCTGCAGTATATACGGATTTCCGCGAGCTGCTGGCAGCAGGCGGCTTTGACATCGTGCATGTATGTACACCAAATGACAGCCATTCCGAAATTACGGTAGCCGCGCTCGAAGCCGGAAATCATGTTATGTGTGAGAAGCCGATGGCTAAGACTACTGCCCAGGCCCGGGAAATGCTTGATGCTGCCCGCCGTACCGGCAAGAAGCTTTCGATTGCCTACCAGAACCGTTTCCGTTCAGACAGCGAATATCTGAAGGGGATGTGCGAATCCGGTGAGCTGGGCGACATCTATTACGGTAAAGCGATTGCTCTGCGCCGCCGTGCTGTTCCTACCTGGGGCGTATTCCTGGATGAAGAGAAGCAGGGCGGAGGCCCGCTGATCGATATCGGTACGCATGCCCTTGACCTGACGCTGTGGCTGATGGACAATTACAAGCCGCGCATGGTGGTAGGATCGACCTTCCACAAGCTGGGACAGCGCAAGAATGCCGCTAATGCCTTCGGTCCGTGGGACCCGGAGCAATTCAAGGTTGAGGATTCCGCTTTCGGTTTCATTACAATGGAGAATGGCGCAACGATCTCACTGGAATCCAGCTGGGCGCTAAATGTGTCCGAGTTCGGCGAAGCCAAGACACTGCTGGCCGGCACTGAGGGCGGGGCTGATATGAAGGACGGCCTGCGGATTAACGGCGAACGTGCCGGACGCCTGTTCGAAACCAAGGTTGACCTCTCCTCCGGCGGTGTTGCCTTCTATAGCGGCTCTGCAGAAACAGAAGCTGACCGTGAGGCCCGCCTGTGGCTGGAAGCGGTAAGAGAAGACAAGGATCCGGTTGTCAAGCCCGAGCAGGCGCTTGTCGTAACCCAGATTCTTGAGGCTGTATATGAGTCGGCTCGTACCGGCCGTGCCGTATATTTTGACGGCAGCTCGGATAACTGA
- a CDS encoding Gfo/Idh/MocA family protein, whose translation MSFNKHSVVIVGYGGMGSYHGQLISSNENLEVAGTFDLLETRRQASVEAGYKAYGSYEEVLGDPAVEVVLIATPNDVHKDIAVRALQAGKHVVCEKPVAMSSAELTEMIAAAEAAGRVLMVHQNRRWDEDFRIIKQMYETETIGTLFQIESRVHGANGIPGDWRHVKAQGGGMLLDWGVHLLDQLLFMIDSRVVSVSSTLSYILGNDVDDGFEAVLQFENGIKAIVEVGTTNFITLPRWYVKGLEGSAVIEDWSLTGKIITRNNEAEHREPTPIRAGVGLTKTMAPPSEGSTITGVLPPAFELPDGFYSNFVAVIEGTAEPIVKNAEVLRVQNLIEAIFAAAEQNEVIKNFDTYGA comes from the coding sequence ATGAGCTTTAATAAACATTCTGTAGTAATCGTCGGCTATGGCGGCATGGGAAGCTATCACGGCCAATTAATCAGCAGTAATGAAAATCTTGAGGTGGCAGGGACATTTGACCTGCTGGAAACCCGTCGCCAGGCTTCTGTTGAAGCCGGCTATAAAGCTTACGGAAGCTATGAGGAAGTGCTGGGAGATCCTGCTGTAGAGGTAGTGCTGATTGCTACGCCTAACGATGTGCATAAAGATATTGCTGTGCGTGCACTGCAGGCCGGCAAGCATGTCGTCTGCGAGAAGCCTGTAGCTATGTCCTCTGCTGAGCTTACGGAAATGATTGCGGCTGCAGAAGCGGCCGGACGGGTGCTGATGGTCCACCAGAACAGACGCTGGGATGAGGATTTCCGGATTATCAAGCAGATGTATGAGACAGAGACAATCGGTACGCTGTTCCAGATCGAATCCCGCGTTCACGGGGCGAACGGCATCCCGGGCGACTGGCGGCATGTCAAGGCGCAGGGCGGCGGCATGCTGCTGGACTGGGGCGTGCATCTGCTGGATCAGCTGCTGTTCATGATTGACAGCAGGGTGGTCAGCGTCTCCAGCACCCTGAGCTATATCCTGGGCAATGATGTGGATGACGGCTTTGAGGCTGTGCTGCAGTTCGAAAACGGCATCAAGGCTATCGTTGAGGTGGGGACGACCAACTTCATTACACTGCCGAGATGGTACGTGAAGGGGCTTGAAGGATCAGCTGTCATTGAGGACTGGTCACTTACCGGTAAGATCATTACCCGCAACAATGAAGCCGAGCACCGCGAACCGACTCCGATCCGTGCGGGCGTTGGCTTAACGAAGACAATGGCCCCGCCATCAGAGGGCTCTACCATAACAGGCGTGCTGCCTCCGGCATTTGAGCTGCCGGACGGGTTCTACAGCAATTTCGTTGCTGTAATAGAGGGCACGGCTGAACCGATTGTGAAGAATGCGGAAGTGCTGCGTGTGCAGAACCTGATTGAAGCGATTTTTGCAGCAGCTGAGCAAAACGAGGTTATTAAGAATTTCGATACCTACGGGGCTTAA